One stretch of Schlesneria sp. DSM 10557 DNA includes these proteins:
- a CDS encoding polysaccharide biosynthesis tyrosine autokinase: protein MNLTNDDDLDGPSREFSLPQEIVPATARPTRLIKVAPEIEPIPVIAEAPEAAGADFSRYLHSIRRNWLLGSVLGILFSVPLAALMWVLNPKEFTATEIVRVSPNHTPLIFETVDNQGKNGYGELKNYKNTQRQLLLQPTALNKAIKDPEVASLKQIADNPDPIGWLQENLKVVYPDDAEIMNVTFTSTDPVAAHRIVKSVVDVYMKDVVEKDRQERLSRIERLRQILSDAEEKVRTKRGNLGTLVEKFGTGDTNTINLAQQSVISHFGFLRQELSKVTFELLRAKSELIAQNPSATGEEFSKLGRAATEKAAEEVADTTNADNELMMNEAIETDPDVVKYTKEVAGYEHKIELAQKRYDPKVAESYSMKYRKQLEDSKAKLAERKARVKQLIQSGMATSGMPAKGENLPLKIKALEAHAQELRDEMSLLEAESRKFGRSSIEVEMMRKEITNLDPIVDKVTQEIERTTIELQSASRITRYQSTGVPTVGESKRRIPLVVVGGAFGLFAPMGLLVFLDSLRNPVNNVQTINNNMNLPVLGSLPRVPAKIMKKLYDPNAGADVKVWRDRMSESVAGVTAMLLRKLASEGNRIVMVASAVSGEGKSTLSEQLARSLADSGHRTLLVDFDLRRPVLHQRMKFPVSPGVSDVLRSGVDLKEAVIETDWPNLSMLTAGNVPGSLLRESANGTLDDFFDKCRAEFEFVIVDSSPQIPVVDGRLVGQHTDGVILAVLKDRSQLGQVASARGILTDYGVNIFGCVVSGESNGGYYYNSYEAPPERRIASTGIAASRSTSAM, encoded by the coding sequence ATGAATCTGACTAACGATGACGATCTCGACGGCCCCAGCAGAGAGTTCTCACTGCCACAGGAGATTGTTCCAGCCACTGCTCGACCCACTCGGCTGATTAAGGTCGCTCCCGAAATTGAGCCGATCCCTGTTATCGCCGAAGCCCCCGAGGCTGCTGGTGCAGATTTCTCCCGTTACCTGCACTCAATCCGCCGGAACTGGCTCCTGGGTTCTGTTCTCGGAATCCTCTTCAGTGTTCCGCTGGCTGCTCTGATGTGGGTCCTGAACCCCAAAGAGTTCACCGCCACGGAAATCGTCCGGGTTTCGCCCAACCATACCCCGCTGATTTTCGAAACTGTCGATAACCAGGGCAAGAATGGTTACGGCGAACTCAAAAACTACAAGAATACACAGCGGCAGCTTCTGCTTCAGCCAACGGCGCTGAACAAGGCCATTAAAGACCCGGAAGTCGCCAGCCTGAAGCAGATCGCTGACAATCCCGATCCGATTGGCTGGTTGCAGGAGAATCTAAAAGTCGTTTATCCCGATGACGCGGAAATCATGAACGTGACGTTCACGTCCACGGACCCCGTCGCGGCCCACCGCATCGTAAAATCGGTCGTTGATGTCTACATGAAAGACGTCGTTGAAAAAGATCGACAGGAACGGCTGAGTCGAATTGAGCGATTGCGACAGATTTTGAGCGATGCTGAGGAGAAGGTTCGAACCAAACGGGGAAATCTTGGGACGCTGGTTGAGAAATTCGGAACTGGCGATACCAACACCATCAACCTCGCACAGCAAAGTGTGATCTCTCACTTCGGCTTCCTGCGACAGGAACTGTCCAAAGTCACATTCGAGCTCCTGCGGGCCAAGAGCGAATTGATTGCGCAGAACCCCTCGGCAACTGGAGAGGAATTCAGCAAGCTCGGCCGCGCAGCGACAGAAAAGGCGGCAGAGGAAGTCGCAGACACCACGAACGCTGACAACGAATTGATGATGAACGAAGCAATCGAAACGGATCCAGACGTTGTCAAATACACGAAAGAAGTGGCCGGCTACGAACACAAGATCGAACTCGCCCAGAAGCGGTACGACCCCAAAGTTGCAGAGTCGTACTCGATGAAGTATCGCAAGCAGCTTGAGGACTCCAAAGCGAAGCTTGCAGAGCGTAAGGCAAGGGTGAAACAACTGATTCAAAGCGGTATGGCCACTTCGGGAATGCCAGCTAAAGGTGAAAACCTGCCGCTCAAGATCAAGGCACTTGAAGCACACGCCCAGGAACTGCGTGACGAAATGAGTTTGCTCGAAGCAGAATCGAGAAAGTTCGGTCGGTCATCGATCGAAGTCGAGATGATGCGTAAAGAGATCACCAACCTCGACCCGATCGTCGACAAGGTGACCCAGGAAATCGAACGGACCACCATCGAGTTGCAGTCGGCCTCTCGAATCACTCGCTACCAATCGACGGGTGTCCCTACGGTGGGTGAATCGAAACGACGAATTCCTCTGGTCGTTGTGGGGGGGGCGTTTGGTCTGTTCGCCCCCATGGGCCTGCTCGTATTCCTGGATTCATTGCGTAACCCGGTGAACAATGTCCAAACCATTAATAACAACATGAACCTGCCCGTTCTGGGGTCTCTGCCCCGTGTGCCGGCCAAGATCATGAAGAAGCTGTACGATCCGAATGCCGGAGCAGATGTGAAGGTCTGGCGAGACCGGATGTCTGAGTCTGTCGCAGGCGTCACAGCGATGCTGCTTCGCAAGCTCGCCAGTGAGGGCAACCGCATCGTCATGGTCGCCAGCGCCGTTTCGGGCGAAGGGAAGTCGACGCTGTCAGAGCAACTGGCACGCAGCCTGGCCGATTCGGGACACAGAACACTTCTCGTCGACTTCGATTTGCGACGACCGGTTCTACATCAACGAATGAAGTTCCCCGTCAGCCCCGGCGTGAGCGATGTTCTTCGCAGCGGAGTCGACTTGAAAGAAGCGGTCATCGAAACGGACTGGCCGAACCTGAGTATGCTGACGGCGGGTAACGTCCCAGGAAGTCTCCTGCGAGAGTCGGCCAACGGAACACTGGATGACTTCTTCGATAAGTGTCGAGCTGAGTTCGAGTTCGTGATTGTCGACAGCAGCCCCCAGATTCCTGTCGTCGATGGCCGGCTTGTCGGTCAGCACACGGACGGGGTGATCCTTGCAGTGCTTAAAGACAGAAGTCAATTGGGGCAGGTCGCGAGTGCTCGCGGCATCCTGACAGACTATGGAGTTAACATTTTTGGCTGTGTGGTATCTGGCGAAAGTAACGGCGGGTACTACTATAACTCGTACGAGGCGCCTCCAGAGCGGCGCATCGCGTCAACGGGAATTGCGGCTTCCCGATCAACAAGTGCAATGTAG
- a CDS encoding exosortase/archaeosortase family protein — MYRLWMTSPDSSHGILVPCFSAWLLWHRKGMLTIPLPAVTWSALILGSALIILGTLTRCTGVYIRMISLEAAAVVPCVAGVVLICGGWHAARWAWPAVLFLVFMIPLPAGLGNILSGALQSIATVCSTFLLQTAGVPAVSEGNIIWLTEKPLGVAQACSGLRMMTSFFALAAGAAIVVQHPTWVRYMFILSAPLIAIGANVLRIFFTAVAYEFGNEKMAELIFHDLAGWLMMPVGLLMLWGEYVILSKLFQEELDESRVGARAVTA, encoded by the coding sequence ATGTACCGCCTTTGGATGACCAGTCCAGATTCTTCCCATGGGATTCTGGTCCCCTGCTTTTCCGCTTGGCTTCTGTGGCACCGTAAGGGAATGCTGACAATCCCGTTGCCCGCCGTCACATGGTCTGCCCTGATTTTGGGCAGCGCCCTCATCATCCTGGGCACTCTCACTCGGTGCACAGGGGTGTACATCCGCATGATCTCGCTTGAGGCAGCCGCTGTCGTCCCTTGCGTAGCAGGTGTGGTGCTGATTTGCGGTGGGTGGCATGCGGCTCGCTGGGCATGGCCTGCCGTCTTGTTCCTCGTGTTTATGATTCCACTTCCAGCCGGCTTGGGAAATATCCTGAGTGGTGCTCTTCAGTCCATCGCCACTGTCTGCAGCACGTTTCTCCTTCAGACCGCTGGGGTGCCAGCCGTCTCCGAGGGGAATATCATCTGGTTGACGGAAAAGCCGCTGGGGGTTGCACAGGCCTGCAGCGGACTGCGAATGATGACGTCCTTCTTCGCACTTGCTGCGGGCGCGGCGATCGTCGTGCAACATCCAACGTGGGTGCGGTACATGTTCATTCTTAGCGCCCCTTTGATTGCAATCGGCGCCAATGTTCTCCGAATATTCTTCACCGCAGTTGCCTATGAGTTTGGCAACGAGAAAATGGCGGAATTGATTTTCCACGATCTTGCGGGATGGTTGATGATGCCGGTTGGGCTGCTGATGCTCTGGGGAGAATACGTCATTCTTTCCAAACTGTTCCAAGAGGAACTCGATGAGTCGAGAGTAGGAGCTCGGGCTGTTACCGCTTGA
- a CDS encoding SulP family inorganic anion transporter: MLTQTADTSEAEVPRGDLKGMRNYIERDAVSGFLVFLIALPLCLGISLASGFPAIAGVFTAIVGAIVTPLISNSELTIKGPAAGLIVIVLGAVADFRVILGDAPDAGTQAYQMALAVGLVAGLVQIAFGAFRMGFLGEFFPSSTVHGMLAAIGVIIISKQIHIVFGVMGLNGEPLHLLAEIPKSIVHMNPEVALIGLVSLAILFGWPLIRNKRIRRVPAQIVVILVAIPLGYFFDLSHEHTYSLMGHSFSLSERFLVNVPKNLLSALASPDFSALNHLVAWKWVILFALIGSLESLLSAKAIDLLDPWKRKTNFNKDLLAVGLANVVVSLIGGLPLISEIVRSKANIDNGAQTRFANVWHGVFLLAFLALVPGLIHQIPLAALAAMLVYTGFRLAHPREFLHVYHIGKEQFLIFVCTLVGVLATDLLIGIAIGIAVKLIVHLSNGVPVRSLFKPYLDIEEIGDRTYLVRAYGSAVFSNWIPFKRQIEDIGLVRHNNLVIDLSETKLVDSSVMEKLHALQQEFEQEKLSLTISGLDLHRQLSVHEFSTRKRGLRSMRRLTIVADALLQEQLVTKFVDLGASGYTLIPCVGAGRRLLAEASSPNPALVRIEVIVTRSVSEGLLDYLRRDIFNEHHVTVCVENVDVINPDQF, from the coding sequence ATGCTCACGCAGACTGCCGATACTTCAGAAGCGGAGGTTCCTCGGGGCGATCTGAAGGGGATGAGAAACTACATTGAGCGTGACGCTGTATCCGGGTTTCTCGTTTTTCTGATCGCATTGCCACTCTGCCTTGGTATCTCGCTGGCGAGCGGTTTTCCGGCGATTGCGGGGGTCTTCACGGCGATTGTAGGGGCGATCGTCACACCGCTAATCAGCAATTCAGAACTGACGATCAAAGGACCGGCAGCCGGGCTGATTGTGATCGTGCTTGGTGCCGTCGCCGATTTCAGAGTCATCCTCGGTGACGCGCCCGACGCAGGAACCCAGGCCTATCAAATGGCTCTGGCGGTAGGGCTCGTCGCCGGCTTAGTCCAGATTGCGTTTGGTGCTTTCCGCATGGGCTTTCTGGGGGAGTTCTTCCCGAGTTCGACCGTGCACGGAATGCTCGCGGCGATTGGCGTGATCATTATTTCCAAGCAGATACACATCGTTTTCGGGGTGATGGGACTCAATGGGGAACCACTGCATCTGCTCGCAGAGATTCCCAAGTCAATCGTCCACATGAATCCTGAGGTTGCTTTGATTGGGTTGGTGAGTCTGGCGATTCTTTTTGGATGGCCGCTCATTCGCAACAAGCGAATTCGCCGGGTTCCCGCTCAAATTGTTGTGATCCTCGTCGCAATTCCGCTGGGGTATTTCTTCGATTTGTCCCACGAGCATACCTACTCCCTGATGGGGCACAGTTTCAGCCTCAGCGAGCGGTTCCTTGTGAATGTTCCCAAGAATCTGCTGTCGGCGCTCGCCAGTCCGGACTTTTCTGCCTTGAATCATCTGGTCGCGTGGAAGTGGGTGATCTTGTTCGCCTTGATTGGAAGTCTGGAATCGCTGCTGAGTGCGAAGGCAATTGATCTATTGGACCCTTGGAAGCGAAAGACCAATTTCAACAAGGATCTGCTGGCGGTGGGATTGGCGAATGTTGTCGTCTCACTGATCGGGGGATTGCCGCTGATTTCGGAGATTGTTCGCAGCAAAGCCAACATCGACAACGGGGCGCAGACCCGTTTCGCCAATGTCTGGCACGGCGTGTTCCTGCTGGCCTTTTTGGCGCTTGTTCCTGGCTTGATCCACCAGATACCCCTGGCTGCTCTGGCCGCGATGCTCGTCTATACGGGTTTTCGCCTGGCTCACCCGCGGGAATTTCTGCATGTGTACCACATTGGCAAAGAGCAGTTTCTCATTTTCGTCTGCACTCTTGTCGGCGTGCTCGCGACAGACCTGTTGATCGGAATTGCAATCGGCATCGCGGTGAAGTTAATTGTCCACTTGAGCAATGGCGTTCCCGTTCGTTCTCTCTTTAAGCCTTATCTGGATATTGAAGAGATCGGCGACCGGACCTACCTGGTCAGGGCTTACGGTTCGGCCGTCTTCAGTAACTGGATTCCGTTCAAGCGACAGATTGAGGACATTGGTCTGGTGCGGCATAACAATTTGGTGATCGACCTTTCTGAGACGAAGCTGGTCGACAGCAGTGTGATGGAAAAACTGCATGCCCTGCAGCAGGAGTTCGAACAAGAGAAACTCAGTCTGACGATCTCTGGTCTGGATCTTCATCGTCAGCTCTCCGTTCATGAGTTTTCAACTCGTAAACGGGGGCTGCGCTCGATGCGACGACTGACAATTGTTGCTGATGCTCTGCTTCAGGAGCAACTCGTTACCAAGTTCGTGGATCTTGGTGCGTCGGGTTACACGCTCATTCCCTGTGTCGGGGCGGGGCGGCGATTGCTCGCAGAGGCATCCTCACCGAACCCTGCGCTCGTTCGAATCGAGGTCATTGTCACGCGGTCCGTTTCGGAAGGACTGCTCGACTACCTGAGACGCGATATTTTCAATGAACATCATGTGACCGTGTGCGTCGAGAATGTCGATGTCATTAATCCGGATCAGTTCTGA
- a CDS encoding exosortase C-terminal domain/associated protein EpsI, producing MMNQFSSRIWLAALLMVGGFVGTWWVRSGYTFEVQPLSRGLETFPIELDGYVGTDLPVDEDVAIILNADSSINRNYKNPNGNSVILHASAWVRPETVASVAPHSPKICYTNAGWRIVTERTVQCTAPSGSWPMCVLLLDRDGERCVVGYWYQIGHATFNTAAEARSVHRDLWGKKKWPATIKFMLQTPGHDLDVVLPTLEEFAKNVYQWSTEL from the coding sequence ATGATGAATCAGTTCTCCAGTCGGATCTGGCTTGCGGCATTGTTGATGGTGGGTGGATTTGTCGGGACATGGTGGGTTCGATCGGGTTACACCTTCGAAGTCCAGCCCCTCAGCCGGGGCTTGGAAACGTTTCCGATTGAGCTTGACGGATACGTCGGAACCGATCTGCCCGTCGATGAGGATGTCGCCATCATCCTGAACGCAGACTCTTCGATTAACCGGAACTACAAAAATCCCAATGGGAATTCTGTGATTCTGCACGCGTCTGCGTGGGTTCGCCCCGAGACTGTCGCGTCGGTAGCTCCTCATAGCCCGAAGATCTGCTACACGAACGCGGGGTGGAGGATCGTGACGGAGCGGACCGTGCAATGCACCGCGCCATCAGGATCATGGCCGATGTGCGTATTGCTCCTTGACCGTGATGGTGAGCGGTGTGTGGTGGGCTACTGGTACCAGATTGGTCACGCCACCTTCAACACGGCAGCAGAAGCGCGAAGCGTGCACCGTGACCTGTGGGGCAAGAAAAAATGGCCGGCCACGATCAAATTCATGCTGCAAACTCCGGGTCATGACCTCGATGTGGTGCTTCCAACCTTGGAAGAATTTGCCAAGAACGTCTATCAATGGTCAACGGAACTTTAG
- a CDS encoding tetratricopeptide repeat protein produces MPKINLRWLAGVVFIPVVLAVLLFFLHQYQMGRNAHVFMREAKRAQTEDRPDDALNYLRRYIKLAPKDAEGLILYGFELADQDQLPQAFNALDRAIQKAPGRLDVRRRLVTICLKIARYHDAIEHLENHLLPDSPNDGELLEQLASAQIGLSEFAEAEITLERAMKDAPKRLEPYVLMASIQASKLGNLKGAMETLNQMVANNSDNAKAYSFRSQWLFRHFLDSRTAFKSRRGVEFDVEATLKQIDSDVREALRLAPEDIESLILAAQIAQQTDRLEEARKLIQDGLEKHPSNPQFYTMLSALEADAGNMEASIEAIRRGVELIPKNLDLQWNLARLLIESRQFDAARNSLAQIRLGGFTDALVEYLEGRMSFLQGDWSKAIETFENVRPRLIRWPVYLRHVDFWLGTAYREINSPDQQLASFRRAVASDPDWDAARLALAESLAAADQITEAINELQTVCASSDAPVSAHVALAKLLLRQNLLLPANRRSWGEFDAVLKKIDADGSQEATLVVLRMQRQLVTQDYTGAVQSISAARESHKDQIDLWSADFDLALAGRDRDRVNEIVRGAEEQFGDVVAVRLMKARALVAQNGGSPEAITELRSLSAPLPEYSAQDRQLLAEGLASLFLLANDFEDAERLALQISTEQPNNLRIRLLLLDIARRAKRLDLMEGVLNEIRRVVGEGAVWHYGEAERLVLKAQETNDVEAWSSALGHLEKARAIRPTWERIPLLTAEIHDRRGDAIQAISKYLEAIRMGERSPTVASRALTLLIGANRFDDAEKLIQQLKDSQSVFTVDMVKSEIAVELQRGRKDQVRKMVAQLVSGKSNFKDPLWLGQVYLNVDNYPAAIEQFRIVTAVEKNRPQAWIGLVRALVQNKQIDQAEATIAEAQKTLEADQVDLVLAQCYDALGNKDLAQTHFQQALKKAPEDSELTRRWIEFLVKWGSIKEAEVAIREMLQESSGKPALNQQTRLWLRRNLVIALLTYGQREAVAEALVQIDKNLAEVSPATVEDLRLKANIYARGANSIERRQAIMILEDLINQERPGEFQPDDHWLLASLYQMEGDLKKWRSELRRSISDRKEDPRFLAAFVKLNLLEKEIPQAEVYLETLERLVPNDLLTLDLKAQVLFARNRYHEVATLLKKVGTQEATPDERPDAATFRKYWAAKQFETYSTKLSQDKDQADLARQFAAEATSFYEQLIVEKPDLILAYAEFLAVTEQVARSLELLQEHFSEATIPQVTGITRKVMRNKFSTSDQLAVTQRLVEQKLKENPDSVALLLALTDLMSWRGDYEGAMKIYRDMLASNPKNTIALNNLAYVLALTGGSHREALSLIDKAIEYGGRNEAFLDTKGMVYLAAGHSDKAVLEFEKAIDEKETAEEQYHAAVGYSRTDRLKEAKDALQRAVQLGLVERDLHPIERQFLNKLKEQLHVDVP; encoded by the coding sequence ATGCCCAAGATCAATCTGCGCTGGTTGGCAGGTGTGGTTTTCATACCGGTTGTTCTGGCGGTCCTCCTGTTCTTCCTCCATCAATATCAGATGGGTCGTAACGCACATGTCTTCATGCGCGAGGCGAAACGTGCCCAGACTGAAGACCGTCCCGATGATGCCCTGAATTATCTTCGAAGATACATCAAGCTGGCGCCTAAGGACGCAGAAGGGCTGATCCTCTACGGATTCGAGCTCGCCGACCAGGATCAGCTTCCACAGGCATTCAACGCACTGGATCGGGCTATCCAGAAAGCCCCCGGACGACTTGATGTGCGTCGGCGACTTGTCACGATCTGCCTGAAAATTGCTCGCTACCACGATGCGATTGAGCATCTGGAGAACCACCTGTTGCCAGACTCTCCAAACGACGGAGAGCTTCTTGAGCAGTTAGCTTCTGCCCAGATCGGGCTGTCTGAATTCGCTGAAGCCGAAATCACGCTCGAACGGGCCATGAAGGACGCTCCGAAGAGGCTGGAACCATACGTTCTGATGGCGTCCATCCAGGCTTCCAAGCTTGGCAATCTGAAAGGCGCGATGGAAACGCTGAACCAGATGGTGGCCAATAACTCAGATAACGCCAAAGCTTACTCGTTTCGAAGCCAGTGGCTGTTCCGGCACTTTCTAGACTCACGGACCGCTTTCAAGTCGCGTCGCGGTGTTGAGTTCGATGTCGAGGCAACGCTGAAACAGATTGATTCTGATGTTCGGGAAGCTCTGCGTCTCGCACCTGAGGATATCGAATCGCTCATCCTGGCAGCCCAGATCGCACAGCAAACTGATCGTCTCGAAGAAGCTCGTAAACTCATTCAAGACGGGTTGGAAAAGCACCCTTCCAATCCCCAGTTCTACACGATGCTGTCCGCGTTGGAAGCTGATGCAGGAAACATGGAAGCGTCGATCGAGGCCATTCGCCGGGGCGTAGAGTTAATCCCCAAGAATCTTGATCTGCAATGGAACCTCGCGCGCTTACTCATCGAGTCACGTCAATTTGACGCCGCCAGAAATTCGTTGGCCCAGATTCGGCTGGGTGGATTTACGGACGCTCTCGTCGAGTATCTTGAGGGGCGCATGTCGTTCCTGCAGGGCGACTGGTCGAAAGCCATTGAAACCTTCGAAAACGTTCGTCCGCGACTGATCCGCTGGCCCGTGTATCTGCGGCACGTCGATTTCTGGCTCGGCACGGCCTACCGAGAGATCAATTCTCCTGACCAGCAACTCGCAAGCTTCCGCCGGGCCGTTGCCAGCGACCCGGACTGGGACGCGGCACGTCTCGCCCTTGCGGAATCCTTGGCTGCTGCTGATCAGATCACGGAAGCCATTAACGAGCTTCAAACAGTTTGCGCAAGTTCTGATGCCCCTGTTTCGGCTCATGTCGCACTGGCCAAGCTACTGCTACGGCAGAACTTATTGCTGCCCGCGAACCGACGTAGCTGGGGTGAATTCGATGCTGTGTTAAAAAAAATCGATGCTGACGGCAGCCAGGAGGCGACGCTCGTCGTTCTCCGCATGCAGCGGCAACTGGTCACGCAAGACTACACCGGAGCCGTGCAATCGATCTCTGCTGCGCGTGAGTCGCACAAGGATCAGATTGACCTCTGGTCAGCTGACTTTGATCTCGCACTGGCGGGTCGCGACCGAGACCGAGTCAACGAAATTGTTCGCGGTGCAGAGGAACAATTCGGCGATGTTGTCGCTGTGCGACTCATGAAAGCTCGGGCACTCGTCGCTCAGAATGGTGGTTCGCCCGAGGCGATCACAGAGCTTCGAAGTCTGTCGGCGCCCCTTCCGGAATACTCTGCACAGGACCGACAACTGCTCGCGGAAGGGTTAGCCTCATTATTCTTGCTCGCCAATGACTTTGAAGACGCGGAACGTCTCGCTTTGCAGATTTCAACTGAGCAGCCGAACAATTTGCGAATTCGCCTGCTACTGCTGGATATTGCTCGCCGCGCAAAGCGCCTGGACCTGATGGAGGGGGTGCTCAACGAAATTCGCCGTGTGGTCGGTGAAGGAGCCGTCTGGCATTACGGGGAAGCCGAGCGTCTGGTGCTGAAGGCACAAGAGACGAATGATGTTGAAGCCTGGTCGAGCGCCTTGGGACACTTGGAAAAAGCCCGAGCGATCCGGCCGACCTGGGAACGAATTCCGTTGCTGACCGCGGAAATTCACGACCGTCGCGGCGACGCGATTCAGGCGATCTCAAAATATCTCGAAGCTATCCGAATGGGTGAAAGGTCCCCGACCGTTGCCAGTCGTGCCCTCACACTGCTCATCGGCGCAAATCGTTTCGATGATGCTGAAAAACTGATTCAGCAGTTGAAAGACTCCCAATCCGTTTTCACTGTGGACATGGTGAAATCTGAGATCGCGGTCGAATTGCAGCGTGGCCGCAAAGACCAGGTGCGCAAGATGGTTGCCCAGCTCGTTTCCGGGAAGTCAAACTTCAAGGACCCGCTCTGGTTGGGGCAAGTCTATTTGAACGTCGATAATTATCCGGCTGCAATCGAGCAATTTCGGATTGTGACCGCTGTAGAAAAAAATCGACCTCAAGCCTGGATCGGTCTCGTACGGGCGCTGGTTCAGAACAAACAAATCGACCAGGCGGAGGCAACCATCGCCGAGGCGCAAAAAACGCTCGAGGCCGACCAGGTCGATCTTGTGCTAGCGCAATGTTACGACGCACTGGGCAACAAAGATCTGGCCCAGACACACTTCCAACAGGCGCTCAAGAAGGCACCGGAGGACTCCGAACTGACCCGTCGATGGATCGAATTCCTCGTAAAGTGGGGCTCGATCAAAGAGGCCGAAGTCGCAATTCGAGAGATGCTGCAGGAATCCTCGGGCAAACCCGCCCTCAACCAGCAGACGCGACTCTGGCTGCGGCGAAACCTCGTCATCGCACTTCTTACTTACGGCCAGCGTGAGGCCGTAGCTGAGGCATTGGTTCAGATCGATAAGAACCTCGCTGAAGTCAGCCCTGCCACAGTTGAGGATCTGCGACTGAAGGCCAATATCTACGCGCGTGGTGCGAACTCCATTGAACGACGCCAGGCAATCATGATCCTGGAAGATCTGATTAATCAGGAACGGCCGGGCGAATTCCAGCCGGATGATCACTGGTTACTGGCAAGCCTCTACCAAATGGAAGGGGACCTGAAGAAGTGGCGGTCCGAGCTCAGGCGATCAATCAGCGATCGCAAAGAAGATCCCCGTTTCCTTGCCGCGTTCGTGAAATTGAACTTGCTGGAAAAAGAAATTCCGCAGGCAGAAGTTTACCTGGAAACGCTTGAAAGACTGGTTCCGAACGATTTGCTCACACTCGACCTGAAGGCGCAGGTTCTGTTTGCAAGGAATCGGTACCACGAGGTCGCGACGCTGCTCAAGAAAGTCGGCACACAAGAGGCGACACCGGACGAACGACCTGATGCTGCGACATTCAGAAAGTACTGGGCCGCCAAGCAATTTGAGACTTACTCGACGAAGTTGTCACAGGATAAAGATCAGGCGGACCTCGCGAGGCAGTTTGCCGCAGAAGCAACGTCTTTTTACGAGCAGCTCATCGTCGAGAAGCCTGACCTGATTCTGGCATATGCCGAGTTCCTGGCGGTTACGGAACAGGTCGCCCGCTCACTGGAACTTCTCCAGGAGCATTTCTCTGAAGCGACCATCCCTCAAGTGACGGGAATCACCCGTAAGGTGATGCGAAACAAATTCTCGACATCCGATCAACTCGCTGTGACGCAGCGGTTGGTCGAACAGAAGCTGAAAGAGAATCCTGATTCAGTCGCGCTCCTGCTCGCCTTGACCGATCTGATGAGCTGGCGTGGTGACTATGAAGGGGCAATGAAAATCTATCGGGATATGCTCGCAAGTAACCCCAAAAATACAATTGCTCTGAACAATCTCGCGTATGTCCTGGCTTTAACTGGTGGTAGTCACCGGGAAGCCTTAAGCCTGATTGACAAGGCCATTGAATACGGGGGCAGAAACGAGGCCTTTTTAGACACTAAAGGAATGGTGTATCTCGCTGCTGGACACTCGGATAAGGCAGTTCTAGAATTTGAGAAAGCCATCGACGAGAAGGAAACGGCCGAAGAGCAGTACCACGCGGCAGTGGGCTATAGTAGAACGGATCGGCTGAAAGAGGCAAAGGACGCTTTGCAGCGAGCAGTTCAACTTGGTCTGGTTGAACGGGACCTGCATCCCATTGAGCGTCAATTTCTAAATAAACTGAAAGAACAGTTGCATGTTGACGTCCCCTAA